One genomic region from Bos indicus isolate NIAB-ARS_2022 breed Sahiwal x Tharparkar chromosome 17, NIAB-ARS_B.indTharparkar_mat_pri_1.0, whole genome shotgun sequence encodes:
- the CCDC116 gene encoding coiled-coil domain-containing protein 116 produces the protein MASCRHHSGYLADDEAGHPTYVARVQPPKKSLFSEMGHASKPGHRPHPPSSHDPSGSSGRCRNRQGPRPFRSFLDFLVEGQVLESLQTVVEEATERMATVKTEAGVPLVEVQDPVEVPRGGRRARARPSLSTLRRHRARPGLCVGRPNNYPSRSSSMSDSRSSCTAADWPGCHSRDSNLGSQGLGRLPPVTDQLLLEKSLKRLLQLENRGRGLGQASSHGDSLLWDSLDSQSSTQWTVEQPLSWFSGPLGSSWDTHESSELGPTERELGFLRRQLNKEMRSLLSQPASFELPGYSTLREPHRTLDFLAEHHLFPALQNVVNRAVEKLSGARRRDGGPLFPSEWETARESDSKVATPTDGEELYESPPTTASSPRTEQRKSQHKGRAKAKEGGSPVPSPQVATRFRLESPGCKFSKKKPLPSILSRSSSVSQLSNPWHEELIDYLKDQAVSLLVHKYSFEKSLADQLGFISFPVTEVLMDLYLGFKKVKGSHVRLSSTVDWHCLLRQLEEAESSQRSSRLVFQAPDRPTSQHSTPRRGMGTPATPSEVSTRGHRIRDKPTGPSRLDTRPKGSRPHPPQEHSRPPEAKRILSPTKAGVASHPSEQTVDMEDRQSMEEEDEEEEDEEEEEEDEEEEEEDEQEEDEEEDFFGDEDQPQSSQEPPGEATISSPMAGSGAGPSDPL, from the exons ATGGCCAGCTGCCGCCACCATTCGGGCTACCTGGCGGACGATGAGGCCGGCCACCCTACCTACGTGGCCCGG GTGCAGCCACCTAAGAAGTCTCTGTTCTCGGAAATGGGCCACGCCTCCAAGCCGGGCCACAGGCCACACCCGCCTTCCTCGCATGACCCCTCTGGCAGTTCAGGCCGCTGCAGAAACCGTCAGGGCCCTCGACCCTTTAGGAGCTTCCTGGATTTCCTTGTCGAGGGTCAGGTGCTGGAAAGCCTGCAGACGGTGGTGGAGGAGGCAACGGAGCGCATGGCCACCGTGAAGACCGAGGCGGGAGTGCCGCTGGTGGAGGTGCAGGACCCCGTGGAGGTGCCGAGGGGCGGGCGCCGGGCGCGGGCCCGGCCCAGCCTCAGCACCCTCCGCCGGCACCGCGCCCGGCCCGGCCTCTGCGTGGGGCGCCCCAACAATTACCCCTCCCGCTCTAGCTCCATGTCCGACTCCCGCAGCAGCTGCACAGCCGCCGACTGGCCGGGCTGCCACAGCCGGGACAGCAACCTGGGCTCCCAGGGCCTGGGCCGACTGCCACCCGTGACGGACCAACTCCTGCTGGAGAAGAGCCTCAAACGGCTGCTGCAGCTGGAGAACCGAGGG AGAGGCCTGGGGCAGGCCTCCTCCCACGGGGACTCGCTGCTGTGGGACTCGCTGGACAGCCAGAGCAGCACCCAGTGGACCGTAGAGCAGCCCCTGTCGTGGTTCTCAGGCCCGCTGGGCTCGAGCTGGGACACGCACGAATCGTCAGAGCTTGGGCCCACGGAGCGCGAGCTGGGCTTCCTCAGGCGGCAGCTGAACAAGGAGATGAGATCCCTGCTGAGCCAGCCGGCGTCGTTTGAGCTGCCTGGCTACTCTACGCTCCGCGAGCCCCATCGGACGCTGGACTTCCTGGCCGAGCACCACCTCTTCCCCGCCCTGCAGAACGTGGTCAACCGGGCCGTAGAGAAGCTCAGCGGCGCCCGCCGCCGCGACGGCGGCCCGCTCTTCCCGTCGGAATGGGAGACCGCCCGGGAGTCCGACTCCAAGGTGGCCACGCCCACGGACGGGGAGGAGCTCTACGAGTCACCGCCCACCACGGCCTCCAGCCCCCGGACCGAGCAAAGGAAGAGCCAGCACAAGGGTCGCGCCAAGGCCAAGGAAGGTGGCTCTCCCGTGCCTAGCCCTCAAGTGGCCACCAGGTTCCGGCTTGAG AGCCCCGGCTGCAAGTTCAGCAAGAAGAAGCCGCTGCCCTCCATCCTGTCCAGGTCCAGCAGCGTGTCCCAGCTCTCCAACCCTTGGCATGAGGAGCTCATCGACTACCTGAAGGATCAGGCCGTGTCCCTGCTCGTCCACAAGTACAGCTTTGAGAAGAGCCTCGCTGACCAGCTGGGCTTCATCTCCTTCCCGGTCACTGAGGTGCTCATGGACCTCTACCTGGGCTTCAAGAAGGTGAAGGGCTCACACGTCCGCCTGTCCTCCACGGTCGACTGGCACTGCCTGCTGCGCCAGCTGGAGGAGGCCGAGTCCAGCCAGCGCTCGTCCCGGCTGGTGTTCCAGGCCCCCGACCGACCGACCTCCCAGCACAGCACCCCCCGGCGAGGCATGGGGACCCCCGCCACGCCCTCCGAGGTCTCCACCAGGGGCCACAGGATCCGGGATAAGCCCACGGGGCCCTCCCGCCTCGACACGAGGCCCAAGGGCTCCCGGCCACACCCCCCACAGGAGCACTCCAGGCCCCCAGAGGCCAAGCGGATCCTGTCCCCCACCAAGGCCGGCGTGGCCTCCCATCCGTCCGAACAGACAGTGGACATGGAGGACCGGCAGAGcatggaggaggaggatgaagaggaggaggatgaagaggaggaggaggaggatgaagaagaggaggaggaagatgaacaggaggaggacgaggaggaagACTTCTTTGGAGATGAAGACCAGCCCCAGAGCTCCCAGGAGCCTCCAGGGGAGGCCACAATCAGCTCCCCCATGGCAGGCTCCGGGGCAGGCCCCAGTGACCCCTTGTGA
- the YDJC gene encoding carbohydrate deacetylase isoform X2 codes for MARLRVRLVVTADDFGYCPRRDEGIVEAFLAGAVTSVSLLVNGSAAESAAELARRHQIPTGLHANLSEGRPVGPARHGASSLIGSEGFFLGKMGFRRAVAAGEVILPQVREELEAQLSRFRELLGRDPTHVDGHQHVHVLPGVCRVFAEALQACGVRFTRLPLERGVDGCAWLEAPARAFAGAVEQDARAAIGPFVHHGLRARTAGSACPGRCAALHPGRPRRQEARRGGRQQSRSGTLCGALPTVTLADS; via the exons ATGGCCCGGCTTCGCGTGCGGCTGGTGGTCACGGCAGACGACTTTGGCTACTGCCCGCGGCGCGACGAGGGCATTGTGGAAGCCTTCCTGGCCGGGGCTGTCACCAGCGTGTCCCTGCTGGTCAACGGTTCGGCCGCCGAGAGCGCGGCTGAACTGGCCCGCAG GCACCAGATCCCCACGGGCCTCCACGCCAACCTGTCCGAGGGCCGCCCCGTGGGCCCGGCCCGCCACGGCGCCTCTTCGCTGATCGGCTCCGAGGGCTTCTTCCTCGGCAAGATGGGATTCCGGCGGGCGGTGGCGGCTGGAGAAGTGATCTTGCCCCAG GTGCGAGAAGAGCTGGAGGCCCAGCTGAGCCGCTTCCGGGAGTTACTGGGCAGGGACCCTACTCACGTGGACGGCCATCAGCACGTGCACGTGCTCCCAG GCGTGTGCCGGGTGTTTGCCGAGGCCCTGCAGGCCTGCGGAGTGCGCTTCACTAGGCTGCCGCTGGAGCGCGGGGTGGACGGCTGCGCCTGGCTGGAGGCCCCAGCGCGCGCCTTTGCCGGCGCCGTGGAGCAAGACGCCCGCGCCGCCATCGGTCCCTTTGTCCACCATGGCCTTCG CGCCCGCACTGCGGGCTCAGCTTGCCCGGGACGGTGTGCAGCTCTGCACCCTGGAAGACCTAGACGGCAAGAGGCCCGGAGAGGGGGCCGCCAGCAGAGCCGCTCGGGAACCCTTTGTGGAGCCCTCCCCACCGTGACCCTGGCAGACAGCTGA
- the YDJC gene encoding carbohydrate deacetylase isoform X1, which produces MARLRVRLVVTADDFGYCPRRDEGIVEAFLAGAVTSVSLLVNGSAAESAAELARRHQIPTGLHANLSEGRPVGPARHGASSLIGSEGFFLGKMGFRRAVAAGEVILPQVREELEAQLSRFRELLGRDPTHVDGHQHVHVLPGVCRVFAEALQACGVRFTRLPLERGVDGCAWLEAPARAFAGAVEQDARAAIGPFVHHGLRWTDVFVGLSTCGRNMSAHRVLEALARALEGVPTGQAVTAELMAHPGYPSVPPLGGCGEGPDAFSCSLDRLHELRVLTAPALRAQLARDGVQLCTLEDLDGKRPGEGAASRAAREPFVEPSPP; this is translated from the exons ATGGCCCGGCTTCGCGTGCGGCTGGTGGTCACGGCAGACGACTTTGGCTACTGCCCGCGGCGCGACGAGGGCATTGTGGAAGCCTTCCTGGCCGGGGCTGTCACCAGCGTGTCCCTGCTGGTCAACGGTTCGGCCGCCGAGAGCGCGGCTGAACTGGCCCGCAG GCACCAGATCCCCACGGGCCTCCACGCCAACCTGTCCGAGGGCCGCCCCGTGGGCCCGGCCCGCCACGGCGCCTCTTCGCTGATCGGCTCCGAGGGCTTCTTCCTCGGCAAGATGGGATTCCGGCGGGCGGTGGCGGCTGGAGAAGTGATCTTGCCCCAG GTGCGAGAAGAGCTGGAGGCCCAGCTGAGCCGCTTCCGGGAGTTACTGGGCAGGGACCCTACTCACGTGGACGGCCATCAGCACGTGCACGTGCTCCCAG GCGTGTGCCGGGTGTTTGCCGAGGCCCTGCAGGCCTGCGGAGTGCGCTTCACTAGGCTGCCGCTGGAGCGCGGGGTGGACGGCTGCGCCTGGCTGGAGGCCCCAGCGCGCGCCTTTGCCGGCGCCGTGGAGCAAGACGCCCGCGCCGCCATCGGTCCCTTTGTCCACCATGGCCTTCG GTGGACCGACGTCTTCGTGGGCCTGAGCACCTGCGGCCGGAATATGTCCGCGCACCGAGTGCTGGAGGCGCTGGCTCGGGCCCTGGAAGGTGTGCCCACTGGCCAGGCAGTGACAGCCGAGCTGATGGCACACCCTGGCTACCCGAGCGTGCCTCCTCTTGGGGGCTGCGGGGAGGGCCCCGACGCCTTCTCCTGCTCTTTGGATCGCCTGCATGAGCTGCGTGTCCTCACAGCGCCCGCACTGCGGGCTCAGCTTGCCCGGGACGGTGTGCAGCTCTGCACCCTGGAAGACCTAGACGGCAAGAGGCCCGGAGAGGGGGCCGCCAGCAGAGCCGCTCGGGAACCCTTTGTGGAGCCCTCCCCACCGTGA
- the UBE2L3 gene encoding ubiquitin-conjugating enzyme E2 L3 isoform X1 has product MAASRRLMKELEEIRKCGMKNFRNIQVDEANLLTWQGLIVPDNPPYDKGAFRIEINFPAEYPFKPPKITFKTKIYHPNIDEKGQVCLPVISAENWKPATKTDQVIQSLIALVNDPQPEHPLRADLAEEYSKDRKKFCKNAEEFTKKYGEKRPVD; this is encoded by the exons GAGCTTGAAGAAATCCGCAAGTGTGGGATGAAAAACTTCCGTAACATCCAGGTCGATGAAGCTAATTTGCTGACTTGGCAAGGGCTCATTGTTCCC GACAACCCTCCCTATGATAAGGGGGCCTTCAGAATCGAAATCAACTTTCCAGCAGAGTACCCCTTCAAACCACCGAAGATCACGTTCAAAACGAAGATCTACCACCCGAACATCGACGAGAAGGGGCAGGTGTGTCTGCCTGTAATTAGTGCTGAAAACTGGAAGCCAGCAACCAAAACCGACCAAG TCATCCAGTCCCTCATAGCACTGGTGAACGACCCCCAGCCGGAGCACCCGCTCCGGGCTGACCTAGCCGAAGAATACTCTAAGGACCGTAAAAAATTCTGTaagaatgctgaagaatttaCAAAGAAATATGGGGAAAAGCGACCTGTGGACTAA
- the UBE2L3 gene encoding ubiquitin-conjugating enzyme E2 L3 isoform X2, translated as MAASRRLMKDNPPYDKGAFRIEINFPAEYPFKPPKITFKTKIYHPNIDEKGQVCLPVISAENWKPATKTDQVIQSLIALVNDPQPEHPLRADLAEEYSKDRKKFCKNAEEFTKKYGEKRPVD; from the exons GACAACCCTCCCTATGATAAGGGGGCCTTCAGAATCGAAATCAACTTTCCAGCAGAGTACCCCTTCAAACCACCGAAGATCACGTTCAAAACGAAGATCTACCACCCGAACATCGACGAGAAGGGGCAGGTGTGTCTGCCTGTAATTAGTGCTGAAAACTGGAAGCCAGCAACCAAAACCGACCAAG TCATCCAGTCCCTCATAGCACTGGTGAACGACCCCCAGCCGGAGCACCCGCTCCGGGCTGACCTAGCCGAAGAATACTCTAAGGACCGTAAAAAATTCTGTaagaatgctgaagaatttaCAAAGAAATATGGGGAAAAGCGACCTGTGGACTAA